A genomic window from Pocillopora verrucosa isolate sample1 chromosome 7, ASM3666991v2, whole genome shotgun sequence includes:
- the LOC131772396 gene encoding melatonin receptor type 1B-B-like, with amino-acid sequence MDLAEQQLQEMLDELNSRSQLTFVLESGLYALILLMLFVGNFATIFVIAFNNRMRTIPNMFVASLAVSDFLLGAISAGPISFTALVKSRWPFNDTTCQYQGYVAITLAMTSTQTLALTALNRYFRIVSPAKYRRYFTEKKTQIMILASWFYCMWAPLPYLLNGNRMVFHPAKFFCYLQIDSGSFTAFLVTVYVGLPTCVVIFCYLRIFQTVRSHNNNFQTTQESSNTVNVEEIKITRSLFVIVVFFNLCWTPVLLIDILDTIRGSWSLPREAYLAYSFLATISSALNPIIYGVMNKNFRKEYLKIIRCTFCRSQVVVEPLNSNANRAITVVSTV; translated from the coding sequence atggATTTGGCAGAGCAACAGTTACAAGAAATGTTGGATGAATTGAATTCAAGAAGCCAACTCACTTTTGTGCTTGAGTCGGGGCTCTACGCCTTAATTTTATTGATGTTGTTTGTTGGAAACTTTGCCACTATTTTTGTGATTGCGTTCAACAACAGAATGAGGACAATCCCAAACATGTTCGTTGCTTCTCTTGCCGTTTCCGACTTCTTGTTAGGGGCAATTTCAGCGGGTCCTATTTCTTTCACTGCATTGGTCAAATCTCGGTGGCCTTTCAACGACACAACATGCCAGTACCAGGGATACGTCGCTATAACTTTGGCTATGACTTCAACACAGACGCTAGCATTGACAGCATTAAATCGATATTTCCGTATCGTTAGCCCAGCAAAATATCGCCGTTACTTCACCGAGAAGAAAACCCAAATCATGATTCTTGCCTCATGGTTCTATTGTATGTGGGCTCCATTGCCGTATCTCCTAAACGGCAATAGGATGGTGTTTCATCCTGCTAAGTTCTTCTGCTATCTTCAGATCGATAGCGGTTCTTTTACAGCATTTTTAGTAACTGTGTACGTAGGATTACCAACTTGTGTGGTAATCTTCTGCTATCTAAGAATATTCCAAACTGTGCGTAGTCATAACAACAACTTCCAAACCACACAAGAGTCATCTAACACGGTCAACGTAGAAGAAATCAAAATAACCCGCTCGCTGTTTGTAATTGTTGTCTTTTTTAACCTGTGTTGGACTCCAGTTTTGCTGATAGACATTCTGGATACGATTCGTGGGAGCTGGTCACTACCTCGAGAAGCTTACCTAGCTTACAGTTTTTTAGCCACAATAAGCAGTGCTCTAAACCCTATCATTTATGGAGTGATGAATAAGAACTTTCGGAAGGAATATCTAAAAATTATTCGCTGCACCTTTTGTCGCTCGCAAGTGGTCGTAGAACCATTAAATTCAAATGCAAACCGAGCCATTACGGTAGTTTCAACCGTTTAA
- the LOC131772388 gene encoding demethyl-4-deoxygadusol synthase-like, which yields MSVISPNVNQLEVCSGIAAENEKNAIDSSIKSIESLSEEIFDSSSSNVKDLVLKVFAHQAVSDFLIYTSRLDVFAKDFSLSFDDDIDFLLIIRKLKYFYNQPTGAVLEQLATLVQRNSCDAAKVSRWNEVVKMLTADKTLSTMAVRRFLQETGCPKCYIENAEYLEKFDPHGIYPTTIYGRCSGEVLAKPDASVVAITSRYTLTTTAKIVYDVLNPTNPELRAVYQPIGRCVTIIDKNVENIYGTAIQAYFDEHSIELIKLVTSAEEIDKDITNLQDVLVQLKTLGVRRNEPLLVVGNGVLHDVIACAASLYHRNTPYVMLSTSVVAAIDAGLSPRTGCDGFGFKNLFGSYHPPVLALTDRSFFRTLKLGCMRHGIAEIVKMAVVKDEELFCLLEQNAAVILSTKLGTVMEDFEGDHAAFQDICDLIVGKALEDYMRSEYGNMFETHQCRPHAYGHTWSAGYELPAGMLHGHAVATGMGFGAYLSLCNGWITQHEFHRILKLLSDLELSLWHPIMEDTQLVYKGQNTMIQKRAGNLAAPVPKGLGKCGYINDMPYDLLGKRLGEYRNITLGYPRQGMGIEVHCMDIGIACPKVGNLSSKNNNNSEAHNGVVMSSNFHCNGEIKEHKKSSKLTKPAPLEQRG from the exons ATGTCTGTCATCTCGCCCAATGTTAACCAACTGGAGGTCTGTTCCGGAATTGCTGCCGAAAACGAGAAG AATGCCATAGACTCGTCCATCAAGTCTATCGAGAGCCTCTCCGAAGAGATTTTTGATTCCTCTTCATCAAATGTGAAAGATTTGGTCCTGAAAGTCTTTGCTCACCAGGCTGTCAGCGATTTCCTTATTTACACATCTCGTCTTGATGTGTTCGCCAAAGATTTCTCGTTATCATTTGATGATGACATCGATTTCCTATTGATAATCAGAAAATTGAAGTATTTCTACAATCAACCCACCGGTGCTGTTTTAGAGCAACTTGCTACTCTTGTGCAAAG AAATTCTTGTGATGCTGCCAAAGTTTCCAGGTGGAACGAGGTCGTTAAGATGTTGACGGCGGATAAGACTTTAAGCACTATGGCTGTTCGCCGTTTCCTTCAAGAAACAGGTTGTCCTAAATGTTACATAGAGAATGCTGAGTATCTTGAGAAATTTGACCCGCACGGAATTTACCCCACCACCATATATGGAAGATGTAGTGGCGAAGTTCTTGCTAAACCAGACGCATCAGTTGTTGCCATCACCAGTAGATATACTTTAACGACTACTGCCAAGATAGTTTATGACGTTCTGAACCCAACCAATCCAGAGCTAAGGGCTGTATATCAACCCATCGGAAG GTGCGTGACAATCATTGATAAAAACGTGGAAAATATCTATGGTACAGCTATACAGGCCTACTTTGACGAGCACTCTATCGAGTTGATCAAGCTGGTCACCTCCGCGGAGGAAATTGACAAAGACATCACCAACTTACAGGATGTCTTGGTGCAGCTGAAGACATTAGGGGTTAGACGAAACGAGCCTCTGTTGGTAGTCGGCAATGGTGTATTACACGACGTTATTGCGTGTGCAGCCTCCCTCTACCATCGTAACACACCCTACGTGATGCTGTCTACAAGTGTCGTGGCCGCCATCGACGCTGGACTATCACCTCGCACAGGTTGTGATGGATTCGGCTTCAAAAACCTCTTTGGCTCCTATCATCCTCCTGTTCTGGCACTGACTGACAGAAGCTTTTTCCGCACATTAAAGCTCGGTTGTATGCGTCATGGCATTGCTGAGATAGTTAAGATGGCGGTTGTTAAGGATGAAGAACTCTTTTGCCTACTTGAGCAGAACGCCGCAGTTATTTTGTCGACCAAACTTGGCACAGTGATGGAGGATTTTGAGGGAGATCACGCGGCTTTTCAAGATATTTGTGATCTCATTGTTGGCAAAGCTCTTGAAGA CTACATGAGATCGGAGTACGGTAATATGTTTGAGACGCATCAGTGCCGACCGCACGCCTATGGTCACACATGGAGTGCCGGTTATGAGCTCCCTGCTGGGATGCTTCACGGTCATGCTGTGGCAACTGGGATGGGCTTTGGCGCATATCTCTCCCTCTGTAACGGCTGGATCACACAGCACGAGTTCCATCGGATTTTAAAGCTCCTCAGCGACCTTGAGCTGTCTTTGTGGCATCCTATCATGGAGGATACGCAGCTAGTCTACAAAGGCCAAAATACCATGATCCAAAAGCGGGCTGGTAACCTTGCTGCTCCGGTACCTAAAGGGCTTGGCAAGTGCGGCTACATCAACGACATGCCTTACGATCTCCTTGGCAAGCGCCTGGGTGAATATCGAAACATTACCCTGGGGTACCCCCGACAAGGGATGGGAATTGAGGTCCACTGCATGGATATTGGAATCGCGTGTCCAAAAGTGGGGAACCTGAGCagcaagaacaacaacaacagcgagGCTCACAATGGTGTAGTGATGTCGAGCAACTTTCATTGTAACGGGGAAATAAAGGAGCACAAGAAATCCTCAAAATTGACAAAGCCCGCACCTTTGGAGCAACGCGGATGA